A DNA window from Flavobacteriales bacterium contains the following coding sequences:
- a CDS encoding TetR/AcrR family transcriptional regulator, translating to MAGIKNRTEMMEKMDKEMLEQVLRIFMRYGIKSMTMDDVSRELKISKKTLYKYVTDKADLVTKVLQFECDSDHEMVEKFAAESDSAIEELLRITHHIGEKVSAVHPSIHFDLEKYYPEAWEVFSNYKKNTAYRTVLANLKRGIREGYYRKDLNPEIMTRIHISRIDIVFDGELFPPSLFHFGDVFREMMTYHIHGIANEKGIELLKQKLKNDQIIKLSH from the coding sequence GTGGCCGGAATAAAAAACAGAACAGAGATGATGGAAAAAATGGACAAAGAAATGCTTGAACAGGTTCTGCGCATTTTTATGCGTTATGGAATTAAGAGCATGACAATGGACGATGTTTCGCGCGAATTGAAGATTTCGAAAAAGACGCTTTATAAGTATGTTACCGATAAAGCAGATCTCGTTACGAAAGTCCTGCAATTTGAGTGCGACTCGGATCATGAAATGGTGGAAAAATTTGCTGCTGAAAGTGATTCTGCCATTGAGGAGTTATTGCGCATTACACATCACATTGGTGAAAAGGTGAGTGCCGTGCATCCTTCTATTCACTTCGATCTTGAAAAATATTATCCGGAGGCATGGGAAGTGTTCAGCAATTACAAAAAGAACACCGCATACCGCACCGTACTGGCAAATCTCAAACGAGGAATTCGGGAGGGATATTACCGGAAAGACCTCAATCCGGAAATCATGACCCGCATTCATATTTCAAGAATTGATATTGTATTCGACGGTGAATTATTCCCTCCTTCTTTATTTCACTTTGGTGATGTGTTTCGCGAAATGATGACCTATCATATTCACGGAATTGCCAATGAAAAAGGAATTGAATTATTAAAACAGAAACTCAAAAACGACCAAATCATAAAGCTCTCCCACTAA